A genome region from Littorina saxatilis isolate snail1 linkage group LG16, US_GU_Lsax_2.0, whole genome shotgun sequence includes the following:
- the LOC138951425 gene encoding uncharacterized protein, whose amino-acid sequence MSTPARTIGTPRNAALSSLTTPGRGDQVHSAEVPADVTNLDSEQELFAAKGRALGIRSGSSLARYVQEEQLSQVQIRKQLAEQKREEEEDRMRQEEARRKQEREEEETRIRRQDEEEERRRRQRLYELEEARLVAELERTRTAADAPAPIAHDPAIQPVRLKIDKFDETKEELDTFLGRFERAATLSGWNGETWGARLGTLLTGFAADVYLELPLENASNYDAVVESLRSSFRWTADAYRSKFRQATKNEAETFNQYATRLRIWFERWRKSAKKAETYEDLRDLILTEHLMDRISGDLGEFIRQNNPANLQATAELAECYAASKRARKNPVTVTGRAGGNKNSDSPKKNAPPIYSNPEGQRGKCFNCGQEGHKRRNCPRPARSTNVRSVTTPESNSTMKELPALCGPCGKLSYTPLCTVTVNGAQVSALRDTGADGLVIDSTLVKDCDLMREGQTIRLAAGNVEQKCPTTVIHLESPFFSGEAVAIVADQLTYPVLIGNRIIRPGGEALEVPVYKAEAQPLKTAVVTRSQHSRDKEAPKSLKMTDSGLGDVTREDLIRLQNQDPTLSRMRELARGSDPAPCGKRGQVQFIWKRGILQRRFITTDGTYSQVVIPESLRAGVLSLSHDVPMAGHLGTKKTQDRLWQSFYWPGMGGDIRRYVQSCDACQRALPKGKIHKVPLGKMPLIDEPFKRLAVDIVGPLTISERKNRYILVTVDYATRYPEATPLPSIEAERVAEALWEMYTRVGVPSEVLTDRGSQFVSDLMNQVNQLLAIKGLTTTPYHAQCNGLVERFNGTLKSMLKKLCSEKPRDWDRYVPALLFAYREVPQESLGFSPFELLYGRTVRGPLVLLKELWTKDPPAEVRTTAEYVVDLRQRLEDTLKLAQQNLDSSSRRYAKAFDRRAVKRKFKIGSRVLLLIPLKRNKLEMAWQGPYEVVGKVGEQDYRLRIGSKEKLYHANLLKQYMERESQSRPTYKRTEADVLSCTVVVEETGATSEEDIRYPQDIPLPSLQPEEGPDDIQCNPELTDSQRNDVKLLGGKFGKALTDLPGNTQLEEFSANLLVSKPVFVRPRPIPYSQTEAVKREVEAMLKMGVIEPVSSPYNAPIVLVKKKDGKVRFCIDYRQLNRVTVFDGEPLPNVDELFSRLGRAKFFSKIDLSKGYWQIPVYPPDKEKLAFIVPQGQFTWTKMPFGLQNAVAVFSRMMRKLLKPLNRNDVYNFMDDILVATQDWKTHLQALCAVFHRLEEAGLTARPTKCVIGFSELDYLGHHVGHGLMWPEAAKVEKIQAARRPETKKDVRAFLGLVGFYRRYVPNFAAIALPLTDLTRKNLSNRVEWTDRCEEAYQTLRQMLSQRPVICVPDLSLPFVLQTDASDIGLGAVLLQDHGGELKPVSFASRKLNSAEKNYATVEKECLAIVWAIRKFEVYLYGREFELQTDHQSLQHLQRSKTSNGRLMRWALLLQSFSFRVTVIRGRDNVGADYYSRIVQDDGHETNT is encoded by the coding sequence ATGTCTACTCCAGCCAGAACAATTGGTACTCCTAGAAATGCTGCTTTGTCTAGTCTTACTACTCCTGGTCGCGGCGATCAAGTACATTCCGCTGAAGTTCCTGCTGATGTTACTAATCTGGACTCTGAACAGGAACTTTTTGCCGCCAAGGGACGCGCTCTTGGGATTCGCTCGGGCAGTTCTTTGGCTCGTTATGTGCAGGAAGAACAGTTGAGTCAAGTTCAAATTCGGAAGCAGTTGGCTGAACAGAAacgagaagaggaagaagacagGATGAGACAGGAGGAAGCCAGGAGAAAACAGGAACGAGAAGAGGAAGAAACGAGGATTCGTCGGCAAGACGAGGAGGAGGAACGAAGACGACGCCAGCGACTCTATGAACTCGAAGAAGCTAGACTTGTAGCTGAACTAGAAAGAACGCGGACTGCTGCTGATGCCCCTGCTCCTATTGCCCACGATCCCGCCATCCAACCGGTTAGGCTAAAAATAGACAAATTCGATGAAACCAAAGAGGAACTTGACACTTTTTTGGGACGCTTTGAACGTGCTGCCACACTTAGCGGGTGGAATGGAGAAACATGGGGAGCGCGCTTAGGTACTCTACTAACTGGATTTGCAGCTGACGTCTACTTAGAGCTACCCCTTGAAAATGCTTCAAACTACGATGCAGTCGTGGAATCCCTTAGGTCATCGTTTAGATGGACGGCGGATGCATACCGATCGAAGTTTCGTCAAGCTACTAAGAACGAAGCAGAAACCTTTAACCAATATGCGACCAGACTACGCATATGGTTTGAACGCTGGCGGAAGAGCGCCAAGAAAGCTGAAACATATGAAGACTTGAGGGATCTCATACTTACAGAACATCTCATGGATAGAATCTCAGGTGATTTGGGAGAATTTATTCGTCAGAATAACCCGGCTAATTTGCAAGCCACCGCAGAGTTGGCAGAATGTTATGCCGCGTCGAAGAGAGCAAGGAAAAACCCAGTCACTGTGACTGGTCGAGCTGGGGGAAACAAGAACTCAGACAGCCCGAAGAAGAACGCACCACCGATCTACTCTAACCCTGAAGGTCAAAGGGGCAAATGTTTCAACTGCGGCCAGGAAGGACATAAGCGAAGGAATTGTCCGCGTCCCGCACGTTCTACGAATGTGAGATCTGTGACGACTCCAGAATCGAACTCAACCATGAAGGAGTTGCCTGCCCTTTGCGGTCCTTGTGGGAAACTGTCTTATACTCCCCTGTGTACAGTGACGGTAAACGGAGCACAAGTCTCGGCTTTGCGTGACACAGGAGCAGATGGACTGGTGATCGACTCGACTTTGGTCAAGGACTGCGATCTTATGCGGGAAGGACAAACTATCCGACTTGCGGCGGGGAATGTTGAACAAAAGTGTCCCACCACTGTCATTCATCTCGAGTCACCTTTTTTCTCAGGAGAAGCTGTTGCCATTGTTGCCGATCAACTGACTTACCCCGTATTGATCGGAAACAGGATCATCCGTCCAGGCGGAGAAGCTCTCGAAGTACCAGTGTACAAGGCGGAAGCACAGCCGCTGAAGACTGCAGTCGTTACCAGGTCCCAACACTCGAGAGACAAAGAAGCACCCAAAAGCTTGAAAATGACAGATTCTGGTCTTGGAGATGTGACACGGGAAGATTTGATCAGACTTCAGAACCAGGACCCAACTTTGTCACGGATGAGAGAACTAGCACGAGGTAGTGATCCTGCTCCCTGCGGAAAACGTGGACAAGTTCAGTTTATTTGGAAGAGAGGAATTCTTCAGAGACGTTTCATCACGACTGACGGAACATATAGCCAGGTGGTGATTCCCGAATCTCTGAGAGCCGGAGTTCTCAGTCTCTCGCACGATGTTCCGATGGCTGGCCATTTAGGGACCAAGAAAACTCAAGATCGACTTTGGCAGTCTTTTTACTGGCCCGGAATGGGCGGGGACATCCGTCGTTACGTACAATCATGTGATGCATGTCAAAGAGCTTTGCCAAAAGGAAAAATACACAAAGTTCCCCTTGGGAAGATGCCACTCATCGATGAACCATTCAAGAGACTCGCTGTTGACATTGTTGGCCCATTGACCATCTCCGAGAGGAAGAACCGCTACATCTTAGTCACTGTGGACTATGCTACACGTTACCCAGAGGCTACTCCTTTGCCCAGCATTGAAGCCGAACGTGTCGCCGAAGCTTTGTGGGAAATGTACACCCGTGTTGGAGTTCCTTCGGAAGTACTCACTGATCGAGGATCACAGTTTGTCAGCGACCTCATGAACCAAGTAAACCAATTACTCGCCATTAAAGGACTCaccaccactccttaccatgcgcAATGTAATGGACTAGTGGAACGGTTCAACGGAACATTGAAGTCGATGCTAAAAAAACTCTGCAGTGAAAAGCCAAGAGATTGGGATCGATATGTACCTGCTCTACTTTTTGCGTACAGGGAGGTACCGCAAGAGAGCCTTGGATTTTCACCATTCGAACTCCTCTATGGTCGAACCGTGAGGGGTCCCCTTGTTCTCCTGAAGGAGTTGTGGACCAAAGACCCTCCAGCAGAGGTGAGGACCACGGCGGAATATGTGGTCGATTTGCGGCAAAGACTAGAAGACACCCTGAAGCTGGCTCAACAGAACTTGGACAGCTCATCTCGTCGCTACGCCAAGGCCTTTGATCGACGAGCGGTGAAGCGGAAATTCAAGATTGGGAGTCGGGTCCTCCTACTCATTCCCCTGAAGAGAAACAAGTTGGAGATGGCTTGGCAAGGGCCTTATGAGGTTGTTGGGAAAGTTGGTGAGCAGGACTACCGATTGCGAATTGGTTCAAAGGAGAAACTCTATCATGCCAACCTCCTCAAGCAATACATGGAAAGAGAATCTCAATCCAGACCCACTTACAAAAGAACAGAGGCAGATGTCCTTTCCTGCACGGTTGTGGTGGAGGAAACTGGAGCTACCTCTGAGGAAGATATAAGGTACCCTCAGGACATCCCGTTGCCGTCACTTCAGCCTGAGGAAGGTCCAGATGACATACAATGCAACCCAGAGTTGACTGACAGTCAGCGCAACGACGTGAAGCTTTTAGGAGGGAAGTTTGGAAAAGCTCTTACTGATTTGCCTGGAAACACACAGTTGGAGGAATTTTCCGCCAATCTACTTGTATCCAAACCTGTCTTTGTCCGTCCCAGGCCTATACCATATTCTCAGACAGAAGCAGTGAAAAGGGAAGTTGAAGCCATGCTAAAGATGGGAGTGATCGAACCAGTTTCTTCACCTTACAACGCTCCAATCGTTTTAGTCAAGAAAAAGGACGGAAAGGTCAGGTTTTGCATAGATTATCGGCAGTTGAACAGAGTGACTGTTTTTGATGGAGAACCTCTTCCCAATGTCGATGAGCTATTTAGCCGACTAGGTCGAGCAAAGTTCTTTTCAAAGATTGATCTGTcgaagggatattggcagattcctgtttATCCACCTGATAAAGAGAAACTGGCTTTCATCGTCCCACAAGGACAGTTCACCTGGACCAAGATGCCTTTCGGACTCCAAAACGCAGTGGCGGTGTTCAGTCGGATGATGCGTAAGTTGCTGAAACCACTGAACCGCAACGATGTCTACAACTTCATGGACGATATCCTGGTTGCAACCCAGGACTGGAAGACTCATCTGCAGGCTCTATGTGCAGTGTTTCACAGACTTGAAGAAGCAGGGCTGACGGCTAGACCAACAAAATGTGTCATTGGTTTCAGTGAGTTGGACTATCTGGGACATCATGTTGGACACGGATTGATGTGGCCAGAGGCAGCAAAAGTCGAAAAGATCCAAGCTGCACGGCGACCAGAAACAAAGAAGGATGTTCGCGCTTTTCTGGGTTTGGTTGGGTTTTATCGCCGATATGTACCCAACTTTGCCGCCATTGCATTACCTCTGACAGATTTGACTCGGAAGAATTTGTCCAACCGAGTAGAGTGGACAGACCGCTGTGAGGAAGCATACCAGACACTTCGGCAGATGTTAAGCCAACGTCCTGTCATCTGTGTTCCGGATTTATCTCTGCCGTTTGTACTCCAGACAGACGCATCGGACATCGGACTCGGAGCAGTTCTACTCCAGGATCACGGGGGAGAACTCAAGCCAGTTTCCTTTGCCAGTCGTAAGCTCAACAGCGCTGAGAAGAACTACGCAACTGTAGAAAAGGAATGCCTGGCTATCGTGTGGGCCATTCGAAAGTTCGAAGTCTACCTCTACGGTCGGGAATTTGAACTCCAAACAGATCATCAATCTCTGCAGCACTTGCAGAGATCAAAGACCTCCAACGGTCGGTTGATGAGATGGGCTCTTCTGCTGCAGTCCTTTTCTTTCCGGGTCACAGTGATCCGAGGACGAGACAATGTGGGTGCCGACTACTACAGTCGCATTGTTCAAGATGATGGACATGAAACTAATACTTAG
- the LOC138951426 gene encoding uncharacterized protein → MSTPARTIGTPRNAALSSLTTPGRGDQVHSAEVPADVTNLDSEQELFAAKGRALGIRSGSSLARYVQEEQLSQVQIRKQLAEQKREEEEARMRQEEARRKQKREEEETRIRRQDEEEERRRRQRLYELEEARLVAELERTRTAADAPAPIAHDPAIQPVRLKIDKFDETKEELDTFLGRFERAATLSGWNGETWGARLGTLLTGFAADVYLELPLENASNYDAVVESLRSSFRWTADAYRSKFRQATKNEAETFNQYATRLRIWFERWRKSAKKAETYEDLRDLILTEHLMDRISGDLGEFIRQNNPANLQATAELAECYAASKRARKNPVTVTGRAGGNKNSDSPKKNAPPIYSNPEGQRGKCFNCGQEGHKRRNCPRPARSTNVRSVTTPESNSTMKELPALCGPCGKLSYTPLCTVTVNGAQVSALRDTGADGLVIDSTLVKDCDLMREGQTIRLAAGNVEQKCPTTVIHLESPFFSGEAVAIVADQLTYPVLIGNRIIRPGGEALEVPVYKAEAQPLKTAVVTRSQHSRDKEAPKSLKMTDSGLGDVTREDLIRLQNQDPTLSRMRELARGSDPAPCGKRGQVQFIWKRGILQRRFITTDGTYSQVVIPESLRAGVLSLSHDVPMAGHLGTKKTQDRLWQSFYWPGMGGDIRRYVQSCDACQRALPKGKIHKVPLGKMPLIDEPFKRLAVDIVGPLTISERKNRYILVTVDYATRYPEATPLPSIEAERVAEALWEMYTRVGVPSEVLTDRGSQFVSDLMNQVNQLLAIKGLTTTPYHAQCNGLVERFNGTLKSMLKKLCSEKPRDWDRYVPALLFAYREVPQESLGFSPFELLYGRTVRGPLVLLKELWTKDPPAEVRTTAEYVVDLRQRLEDTLKLAQQNLDSSSRRYAKAFDRRAVKRKFKIGSRVLLLIPLKRNKLEMAWQGPYEVVGKVGEQDYRLRIGSKEKLYHANLLKQYMERESQSRPTYKRTEADVLSCTVVVEETGATSEEDIRYPQDIPLPSLQPEEGPDDIQCNPELTDSQRNDVKLLGGKFGKALTDLPGNTQLEEFSANLLVSKPVFVRPRPIPYSQTEAVKREVEAMLKMGVIEPVSSPYNAPIVLVKKKDGKVRFCIDYRQLNRVTVFDGEPLPNVDELFSRLGRAKFFSKIDLSKGYWQIPVYPPDKEKLAFIVPQGQFTWTKMPFGLQNAVAVFSRMMRKLLKPLNRNDVYNFMDDILVATQDWKTHLQALCAVFHRLEEAGLTARPTKCVIGFSELDYLGHHVGHGLMWPEAAKVEKIQAARRPETKKDVRAFLGLVGFYRRYVPNFAAIALPLTDLSRKNLSNRVEWTDRCEEAYQTLRQMLSQRPVICVPDLSLPLVLQTDASDIGLGAVLLQDHGGELKPVSFASRKLNSAEKNYATEEKECLAIVWAIRKFEVYLYGREFELQTDHQSLQHLQRSKTSNGRLMRWALLLQSFSFRVTVIRGRDNVGADYYSRIVQDDGHETNT, encoded by the coding sequence ATGTCTACTCCAGCCAGAACAATTGGTACTCCTAGAAATGCTGCTTTGTCTAGTCTTACTACTCCTGGTCGCGGCGATCAAGTACATTCCGCTGAAGTTCCTGCTGATGTTACTAATCTGGACTCTGAACAGGAACTTTTTGCCGCCAAGGGACGCGCTCTTGGGATTCGCTCGGGCAGTTCTTTGGCTCGTTATGTGCAGGAAGAACAGTTGAGTCAAGTTCAAATTCGGAAGCAGTTGGCTGAACAGAAacgagaagaggaagaagccaGGATGAGACAAGAAGAAGCCAGGAGGAAACAGAAACGAGAAGAGGAAGAAACGAGGATTCGTCGGCAAGACGAGGAGGAGGAACGAAGACGACGCCAGCGACTCTATGAACTCGAAGAAGCTAGACTTGTAGCTGAACTAGAAAGAACGCGGACTGCTGCTGATGCCCCTGCTCCTATTGCCCACGATCCCGCCATCCAACCGGTTAGGCTAAAAATAGACAAATTCGATGAAACCAAAGAGGAACTTGACACTTTTTTGGGACGCTTTGAACGTGCTGCCACACTTAGCGGGTGGAATGGAGAAACATGGGGAGCGCGCTTAGGTACTCTACTAACTGGATTTGCAGCTGACGTCTACTTAGAGCTACCCCTTGAAAATGCTTCAAACTACGATGCAGTCGTGGAATCCCTTAGGTCATCGTTTAGATGGACGGCGGATGCATACCGATCGAAGTTTCGTCAAGCTACTAAGAACGAAGCAGAAACCTTTAACCAATATGCGACCAGACTACGCATATGGTTTGAACGCTGGCGGAAGAGCGCCAAGAAAGCTGAAACATATGAAGACTTGAGGGATCTCATACTTACAGAACATCTCATGGATAGAATCTCAGGTGATTTGGGAGAATTTATTCGTCAGAATAACCCGGCTAATTTGCAAGCCACCGCAGAGTTGGCAGAATGTTATGCCGCGTCGAAGAGAGCAAGGAAAAACCCAGTCACTGTGACTGGTCGAGCTGGGGGAAACAAGAACTCAGACAGCCCGAAGAAGAACGCACCACCGATCTACTCTAACCCTGAAGGTCAAAGGGGCAAATGTTTCAACTGTGGCCAGGAAGGACATAAGCGAAGGAATTGTCCGCGTCCCGCACGTTCTACGAATGTGAGATCTGTGACGACTCCAGAATCGAACTCAACCATGAAGGAGTTGCCTGCCCTTTGCGGTCCTTGTGGGAAACTGTCTTATACTCCCCTGTGTACAGTGACGGTAAACGGAGCACAAGTCTCGGCTTTGCGTGACACAGGAGCAGATGGACTGGTGATCGACTCGACTTTGGTCAAGGACTGCGATCTTATGCGGGAAGGACAAACTATCCGACTTGCGGCGGGGAATGTTGAACAAAAGTGTCCCACCACTGTCATTCATCTCGAGTCACCTTTTTTCTCAGGAGAAGCTGTTGCCATTGTTGCCGATCAACTGACTTACCCCGTATTGATCGGAAACAGGATCATCCGTCCAGGCGGAGAAGCTCTCGAAGTACCAGTGTACAAGGCGGAAGCACAGCCGCTGAAGACTGCAGTCGTTACCAGGTCCCAACACTCGAGAGACAAAGAAGCACCCAAAAGCTTGAAAATGACAGATTCTGGTCTTGGAGATGTGACACGGGAAGATTTGATCAGACTTCAGAACCAGGACCCAACTTTGTCACGGATGAGAGAACTAGCACGAGGTAGTGATCCTGCTCCCTGCGGAAAACGTGGACAAGTTCAGTTTATTTGGAAGAGAGGAATTCTGCAGAGACGTTTCATCACGACTGACGGAACATATAGCCAGGTGGTGATTCCCGAATCTCTGAGAGCCGGAGTTCTCAGTCTCTCGCACGATGTTCCGATGGCTGGCCATTTAGGGACCAAGAAAACTCAAGATCGACTTTGGCAGTCTTTTTACTGGCCCGGAATGGGCGGGGACATCCGTCGTTACGTACAATCATGTGATGCATGTCAAAGAGCTTTGCCAAAAGGAAAAATACACAAAGTTCCCCTTGGGAAGATGCCACTCATCGATGAACCATTCAAGAGACTCGCTGTTGACATTGTTGGCCCATTGACCATCTCCGAGAGGAAGAACCGCTACATCTTAGTCACTGTGGACTATGCTACACGTTACCCAGAGGCTACTCCTTTGCCCAGCATTGAAGCCGAACGTGTCGCCGAAGCTTTGTGGGAAATGTACACCCGTGTTGGAGTTCCTTCGGAAGTACTCACTGATCGAGGATCACAGTTTGTCAGCGACCTCATGAACCAAGTAAACCAATTACTCGCCATTAAAGGACTCaccaccactccttaccatgcgcAATGTAATGGACTAGTGGAACGGTTCAACGGAACATTGAAGTCGATGCTAAAAAAACTCTGCAGTGAAAAGCCAAGAGATTGGGATCGATATGTACCTGCTCTACTTTTTGCGTACAGGGAGGTACCGCAAGAGAGCCTTGGATTTTCACCATTCGAACTCCTCTATGGTCGAACCGTGAGGGGTCCCCTTGTTCTCCTGAAGGAGTTGTGGACCAAAGACCCTCCAGCAGAGGTGAGGACCACGGCGGAATATGTGGTCGATTTGCGGCAAAGACTAGAAGACACCCTGAAGCTGGCTCAACAGAACTTGGACAGCTCATCTCGTCGCTACGCCAAGGCCTTTGATCGACGAGCGGTGAAGCGGAAATTCAAGATTGGGAGTCGGGTCCTCCTACTCATTCCCCTGAAGAGAAACAAGTTGGAGATGGCTTGGCAAGGGCCTTATGAGGTTGTTGGGAAAGTTGGTGAGCAGGACTACCGATTGCGAATTGGTTCAAAGGAGAAACTCTATCATGCCAACCTCCTCAAGCAATACATGGAAAGAGAATCTCAATCCAGACCCACTTACAAAAGAACAGAGGCAGATGTCCTTTCCTGCACGGTTGTGGTGGAGGAAACTGGAGCTACCTCTGAGGAAGATATAAGGTACCCTCAGGACATCCCGTTGCCGTCACTTCAGCCTGAGGAAGGTCCAGATGACATACAATGCAACCCAGAGTTGACTGACAGTCAGCGCAACGACGTGAAGCTTTTAGGAGGGAAGTTTGGAAAAGCTCTTACTGATTTGCCTGGAAACACACAGTTGGAGGAATTTTCCGCCAATCTACTTGTATCCAAACCTGTCTTTGTCCGTCCCAGGCCTATACCATATTCTCAGACAGAAGCAGTGAAAAGGGAAGTTGAAGCCATGCTAAAGATGGGAGTGATCGAACCAGTTTCTTCACCTTACAACGCTCCAATCGTTTTAGTCAAGAAAAAGGACGGAAAGGTCAGGTTTTGCATAGATTATCGGCAGTTGAACAGAGTGACTGTTTTTGATGGAGAACCTCTTCCCAATGTCGATGAGCTATTTAGCCGACTAGGTCGAGCAAAGTTCTTTTCAAAGATTGATCTGTcgaagggatattggcagattcctgtttATCCACCTGATAAAGAGAAACTGGCTTTCATCGTCCCACAAGGACAGTTCACCTGGACCAAGATGCCTTTCGGACTCCAAAACGCCGTGGCGGTGTTCAGTCGGATGATGCGTAAGTTGCTGAAACCACTGAACCGCAACGATGTCTACAACTTCATGGACGATATCCTGGTTGCAACCCAGGACTGGAAGACTCATCTGCAGGCTCTATGTGCAGTGTTTCACAGACTTGAAGAAGCAGGGCTGACGGCTAGACCAACAAAATGTGTCATTGGTTTCAGTGAGTTGGACTATCTGGGACATCATGTTGGACACGGATTGATGTGGCCAGAGGCAGCAAAAGTCGAAAAGATCCAAGCTGCACGGCGACCAGAAACAAAGAAGGATGTTCGCGCTTTTCTGGGTTTGGTTGGGTTTTATCGCCGATATGTACCCAACTTTGCCGCCATTGCATTACCTCTGACAGATTTGAGTCGGAAGAATTTGTCCAACCGAGTAGAGTGGACAGACCGCTGTGAGGAAGCATACCAGACACTTCGGCAGATGTTAAGCCAACGTCCTGTCATCTGTGTTCCGGATTTATCTCTGCCGTTGGTACTCCAGACAGACGCATCGGACATCGGACTCGGAGCAGTTCTACTCCAGGATCACGGGGGAGAACTCAAGCCAGTTTCCTTTGCCAGTCGTAAGCTCAACAGCGCTGAGAAGAACTACGCAACTGAAGAAAAGGAATGCCTGGCTATCGTGTGGGCCATTCGAAAGTTCGAAGTCTACCTCTACGGTCGGGAATTTGAACTACAAACAGATCATCAATCTCTGCAGCACTTGCAGAGATCAAAGACCTCCAACGGTCGGTTGATGAGATGGGCTCTTCTGCTGCAGTCCTTTTCTTTCCGGGTCACAGTGATCCGAGGACGAGACAATGTGGGTGCCGACTACTACAGTCGCATTGTTCAAGATGATGGACATGAAACTAATACTTAG